From Pseudothermotoga thermarum DSM 5069, a single genomic window includes:
- a CDS encoding tRNA1(Val) (adenine(37)-N6)-methyltransferase, with amino-acid sequence MKPFNENLFEGLFIADAGKSYNVTHATVVLAWSSTPNKKVGKIVELGCATGAVAAYLAKNFNVQVVGVEKEKYLAELAQETVKRNNLSDKVKIYNISCCDVKKYLPCESFDMVVANPPHNLSHVPSPDEIRRKTRTADLSTVEEFVDATFYLLRNRGYFVYVLSPNHLTFWLERFLERKLQPKTLIPVYGEKTRSAVLVVLKGVKNGGIGLKIEPPLILKKS; translated from the coding sequence ATGAAACCATTCAACGAAAATCTCTTTGAAGGTCTTTTCATAGCAGATGCCGGAAAATCTTACAACGTAACCCACGCTACAGTTGTTTTGGCTTGGAGTTCTACTCCAAACAAAAAGGTGGGAAAAATCGTTGAACTTGGTTGTGCCACAGGTGCTGTGGCTGCTTATCTTGCAAAAAATTTCAACGTACAAGTCGTTGGAGTGGAAAAGGAAAAATATTTGGCAGAACTTGCACAAGAAACAGTTAAAAGAAACAACTTGTCTGATAAGGTCAAAATTTACAACATTTCTTGTTGTGATGTGAAAAAGTATCTACCATGTGAAAGCTTTGACATGGTCGTTGCAAATCCTCCACATAATCTTTCGCATGTTCCTAGTCCTGATGAAATTCGCAGAAAAACTAGAACTGCTGATTTATCAACGGTGGAGGAGTTTGTCGATGCAACCTTTTATTTGCTTCGAAATCGAGGATATTTCGTCTACGTACTTTCTCCAAACCATCTGACTTTTTGGCTTGAAAGGTTCTTAGAAAGGAAGCTTCAACCAAAAACTTTGATCCCAGTTTACGGAGAAAAAACTAGATCCGCCGTCTTGGTGGTTTTAAAAGGTGTGAAAAATGGGGGCATCGGTTTGAAGATAGAGCCCCCGCTGATCTTGAAAAAATCTTAG
- the ackA gene encoding acetate kinase: MKILVLNCGSSSVKYQFIEMDGEKVLCKGIAERIGIDGSRLVHRIGEDKHVIERPLKNHEEAIKLILDVLLDPEIGVIKDLSEIAAVGHRVVHGAEAFASSVLIDDDVMKALEENAYLAPLHNPPNILGIKAIQKLLPNVPSVAVFDTAFHQSMPKKAFLYAIPYEFYEKYKIRRYGFHGTSHRYVSRRAAEILGRDYYDFKVITCHLGNGASIAAIRHGKSIDTSMGFTPLEGLVMGTRCGDIDPAIVVYLQQNLGLSVDQVYDILNKKSGVLGLTKNFSSDMRDIEDAALHGNELAQLALDIYIYRIAKYIGAYTAAMNGVDAIVFTAGVGENSPYIREKVCEYLGFLGVKIDKNLNNVKGVERIISTPDSKVAVLVIPTNEELVIARDTKYIVENKVKELKIV, translated from the coding sequence GTGAAAATACTGGTCCTCAACTGCGGAAGCTCATCGGTGAAGTATCAATTCATCGAAATGGATGGAGAAAAGGTCCTGTGCAAAGGTATAGCGGAAAGGATCGGAATTGATGGAAGTCGCCTGGTTCATCGGATTGGTGAGGACAAACATGTGATAGAAAGGCCTCTTAAAAACCATGAAGAAGCCATCAAACTCATTTTGGACGTTCTTTTGGATCCAGAGATAGGCGTGATAAAAGATCTTTCAGAGATTGCAGCAGTTGGTCATAGGGTTGTACACGGTGCAGAAGCTTTTGCAAGCTCTGTTTTGATTGACGATGATGTCATGAAAGCTTTAGAAGAAAACGCATACCTTGCTCCACTTCACAATCCGCCGAACATACTCGGTATTAAAGCGATTCAAAAACTGCTTCCAAACGTACCAAGTGTTGCCGTTTTTGACACTGCTTTCCACCAATCTATGCCGAAAAAAGCCTTTTTATACGCCATTCCATATGAGTTCTATGAAAAATACAAGATAAGAAGATATGGTTTCCATGGAACCAGCCACAGGTATGTTTCAAGAAGGGCTGCAGAGATCCTCGGAAGAGATTATTACGATTTCAAAGTTATAACCTGTCATCTTGGAAACGGTGCTTCGATCGCTGCAATTAGGCATGGCAAGTCAATAGATACATCCATGGGATTTACTCCTTTGGAAGGGCTTGTCATGGGAACCAGGTGTGGAGATATAGACCCTGCAATAGTTGTATACTTGCAACAGAATCTTGGTTTGTCGGTTGACCAAGTTTATGACATTTTGAACAAGAAGAGTGGAGTTTTGGGTTTAACGAAGAATTTCAGTTCGGATATGAGAGATATCGAAGATGCCGCTTTGCACGGCAATGAATTGGCTCAGCTTGCTTTGGATATTTACATATACAGGATAGCAAAGTACATTGGTGCTTATACCGCAGCCATGAATGGTGTCGATGCAATTGTTTTTACAGCAGGTGTTGGCGAAAATTCTCCGTACATTAGAGAAAAGGTTTGTGAATATCTTGGATTTTTGGGAGTTAAGATCGACAAGAACTTGAACAACGTCAAAGGCGTTGAGAGAATCATTTCCACGCCTGATTCAAAAGTTGCCGTTTTGGTAATCCCAACCAACGAGGAATTGGTGATTGCACGCGATACAAAATACATTGTCGAAAATAAAGTTAAGGAATTGAAAATAGTCTAA
- the dprA gene encoding DNA-processing protein DprA, with product MQPIEIFALSHFGKFKVEEIESIKGKTLKDILESDFLQGNEKFKARYDEKFLLDQKRKIEEHGVKLIDYWHEDYPKLLRETFSPPPVLFCLGNVKLLNERCISVVGTRKPTSYGKAVVKKIVSQLVQADFVIVSGLAFGIDAFAHETALELGGKTVAVLGTGVDICYPSSNRRIYEKIVQTGCLISEFPMGTKPAKYQFPMRNRIIAGLSRATIVVEAPLESGALITARQAAEMGREVFAVPGDIDRKSSEGCNWLIKMGAIPLTDCQQIFDLYGIKGEVEKTKDDFLEIFKDGPMQVEEIAEKVGLSVSEVLVKLTEYELSGKIVKTFDGRYYKS from the coding sequence ATGCAGCCAATTGAAATCTTTGCGCTCAGCCATTTTGGAAAGTTCAAAGTTGAAGAGATAGAGTCGATCAAGGGAAAAACGTTGAAAGATATCCTTGAATCGGATTTTTTGCAGGGAAATGAAAAATTCAAAGCAAGATACGACGAAAAATTTCTTTTGGATCAAAAAAGAAAAATCGAAGAACACGGGGTAAAGTTGATAGACTACTGGCACGAAGATTATCCGAAACTTTTAAGAGAAACTTTTTCTCCGCCTCCTGTTCTTTTTTGTCTTGGCAATGTGAAACTTTTAAACGAAAGATGCATATCCGTTGTTGGCACAAGAAAGCCTACCAGTTACGGCAAAGCGGTCGTAAAGAAAATAGTTTCGCAGCTTGTTCAAGCTGATTTTGTTATCGTCAGTGGCCTGGCGTTTGGGATAGACGCTTTTGCACACGAAACAGCTTTGGAGCTTGGCGGGAAAACTGTTGCAGTTCTTGGTACAGGGGTTGATATTTGCTATCCTTCTTCGAACAGGAGAATCTATGAGAAGATTGTTCAAACCGGATGCTTAATCAGCGAGTTTCCAATGGGTACAAAGCCGGCTAAATACCAATTTCCAATGAGAAATCGGATCATAGCCGGCTTATCTCGTGCTACAATCGTTGTGGAAGCACCTTTGGAAAGTGGCGCTTTGATAACGGCGCGTCAAGCTGCCGAAATGGGAAGAGAAGTCTTTGCAGTACCCGGCGACATAGACAGAAAATCCAGCGAAGGTTGTAACTGGCTGATCAAAATGGGAGCTATTCCCCTTACGGATTGTCAACAGATTTTTGATCTTTATGGAATAAAAGGTGAAGTAGAAAAAACAAAAGACGATTTTCTTGAAATTTTCAAAGATGGTCCAATGCAAGTTGAAGAAATCGCTGAAAAAGTTGGCTTAAGCGTATCAGAGGTTTTGGTAAAGCTCACCGAGTACGAACTTTCTGGAAAAATCGTGAAAACCTTTGATGGACGTTATTATAAAAGTTAA
- a CDS encoding RnfABCDGE type electron transport complex subunit B — protein MTIVYSTILLAILGFAFGTFLAYSAKKFEVKEDPRVELVRQVLPGANCGACGYPGCDGFAKAVVAGKATPDMCLPGKAAGVPEKIKEILKQNAAN, from the coding sequence CTGACAATTGTTTATTCAACTATATTGCTTGCGATTCTTGGCTTTGCTTTTGGAACTTTTCTTGCATACTCTGCAAAAAAATTTGAAGTTAAAGAAGATCCACGTGTGGAACTTGTAAGGCAAGTTCTTCCAGGTGCAAACTGTGGTGCGTGCGGTTATCCTGGTTGCGATGGTTTTGCAAAAGCGGTTGTCGCTGGGAAAGCAACTCCAGATATGTGTTTACCTGGAAAAGCTGCAGGTGTTCCTGAGAAGATAAAGGAGATATTGAAACAAAATGCAGCCAATTGA
- the rsxA gene encoding electron transport complex subunit RsxA yields MRVFLILFSAILINNYVFIRFLGICPFLGVSKKMDTAVGMGFAATFVLVMSSTITWFVNRLLVALGIDFLRTVTFILVIATFVQFVELFLKKNSPGLYEALGIYLPLITTNCIILGVAILNAQAKYSLLESIFHALGAGLGFLLALVIFAGIRERLELYDLPKPFEGLPIALIIASIISMAFMGFQGLIKL; encoded by the coding sequence ATGAGGGTTTTCTTGATACTCTTTTCCGCAATTCTCATAAACAACTATGTGTTCATAAGATTTTTGGGAATTTGTCCGTTTCTCGGCGTATCAAAGAAGATGGATACAGCCGTTGGAATGGGATTTGCTGCAACTTTCGTCCTCGTCATGTCCTCGACGATAACGTGGTTTGTCAACAGGCTTTTGGTTGCACTGGGAATAGACTTTTTGAGGACCGTTACATTCATTCTCGTCATAGCAACCTTTGTTCAGTTCGTTGAGTTATTCTTGAAAAAGAACAGTCCTGGGTTGTACGAAGCGCTTGGAATATACCTTCCTTTGATAACGACAAATTGTATAATACTCGGTGTTGCCATATTGAACGCCCAGGCAAAGTATTCTCTTCTTGAATCGATATTCCATGCCCTTGGTGCAGGATTGGGATTTTTGCTTGCCTTGGTGATTTTCGCTGGAATCAGGGAAAGACTCGAACTGTACGATTTGCCAAAGCCTTTTGAAGGCTTGCCCATAGCGTTGATAATAGCATCGATAATTTCAATGGCTTTCATGGGCTTTCAAGGTTTGATAAAGCTATAA
- the rsxE gene encoding electron transport complex subunit RsxE has translation MSSLKEFTKGFFKENPTYVQVLGMCPTLAVTTSAINGFGMGLAATSVLTMSNIVISAIRKTVPKNLRIPIFIVVIATFVTIIDLLMHAFTYDLWKTLGLFIPLIVVNCIIMGRAEAFASKNSIWHSALDGLGNGLGFTGSLVLLGSIRELLGSGTIFGIKVWEKSFNMFVMILPPGAYMTLGLLAALFAWISLKRKKGSESK, from the coding sequence ATGAGCTCTCTGAAAGAATTTACGAAAGGATTTTTCAAAGAAAATCCGACCTATGTGCAAGTTCTTGGAATGTGCCCTACCTTGGCGGTGACAACAAGTGCAATCAACGGTTTTGGTATGGGACTTGCAGCAACTAGCGTTTTAACGATGTCCAACATCGTCATTTCTGCGATAAGAAAAACCGTTCCAAAAAATTTGAGAATACCGATATTCATAGTGGTTATAGCGACCTTCGTGACTATCATCGACCTTTTGATGCACGCGTTCACTTACGATCTTTGGAAGACTTTGGGTTTGTTCATACCTTTAATCGTTGTGAACTGTATAATAATGGGACGTGCTGAAGCTTTTGCCTCTAAAAACAGCATATGGCATTCAGCACTGGATGGACTTGGTAATGGCTTGGGCTTTACTGGATCGCTGGTGCTTCTTGGAAGCATAAGAGAACTTCTTGGTTCTGGAACAATCTTTGGAATAAAAGTTTGGGAAAAATCTTTCAACATGTTTGTCATGATACTTCCTCCCGGTGCTTACATGACTCTTGGTTTATTGGCTGCACTTTTTGCTTGGATTTCTTTAAAACGCAAGAAAGGAAGTGAAAGCAAATGA
- a CDS encoding RnfABCDGE type electron transport complex subunit G — MKEYMKMGLILLAYCAIAGFALGIVYVVTRDRILLAELSEKLQAIETVLKDDKGNYITSLSEIKAGLEAAEGEGVIFSDPFGKVYAPVYKFKSPLGDIYVLTGSGIGYGGEVKVVASFIKKPEGFELFSVRVTEYAKETPGLGARIGEEEVQRRFYPMPAEAIKNGILVDVDARATHLSPEEAKKKGIAKISDVMTGATITSRAVADALTVMIQYLYTEVLK, encoded by the coding sequence ATGAAAGAATACATGAAGATGGGTTTGATCTTGTTGGCTTATTGCGCCATAGCTGGATTTGCCCTTGGGATCGTTTACGTTGTAACAAGAGATAGGATTCTTTTGGCCGAACTATCGGAGAAGTTGCAGGCTATTGAAACGGTTTTGAAGGATGACAAAGGAAACTACATAACTTCACTGTCTGAAATAAAGGCGGGATTGGAAGCAGCAGAGGGCGAAGGTGTTATTTTCTCCGACCCATTTGGAAAAGTTTATGCGCCAGTTTACAAGTTCAAATCACCTTTGGGTGATATTTATGTTCTCACAGGTTCAGGTATTGGTTATGGCGGGGAAGTAAAAGTTGTTGCCAGCTTTATTAAAAAGCCTGAAGGTTTTGAGCTTTTCTCCGTGCGTGTGACAGAGTATGCCAAAGAAACCCCTGGACTGGGGGCAAGGATAGGTGAAGAGGAAGTCCAAAGAAGGTTCTATCCAATGCCAGCAGAGGCCATAAAGAACGGCATTCTTGTGGACGTGGATGCAAGGGCGACTCATCTGTCTCCAGAAGAAGCAAAGAAGAAAGGGATAGCAAAAATCAGTGACGTTATGACCGGTGCGACAATAACCTCCAGAGCTGTGGCAGACGCTTTAACTGTGATGATCCAATATCTGTACACGGAGGTGTTAAAATGA
- a CDS encoding RnfABCDGE type electron transport complex subunit D, producing the protein MNLVVKDAPHLRTDDSVRKIMADVLIALAPAVAAGALFFGWYALVLCIFGALIAELIELFIVKVLRKQKDFTPDLSAAVTGLLLAMNLPPTAPWWLLLIGIVVAIGVAKQAFGGIGQNIFNPALVGRVFLLISFPTLMTRWINPVSSFKAFAPDALTSATALGVLKQQGFSQVIAKFSYLDLFLGNVGGCIGETSALMLLIGFAYLVFRKRIKIMIPVTYIGTVFVFSSITYFVNPERFGTPLLHILAGGLMLGALFMATDMVTTPMTLKGQAVFGLGCGIVTMVIRFFAGYPEGVSLAILLMNAITPLIDRVFKPKIFGEVRA; encoded by the coding sequence ATGAACCTGGTAGTCAAGGATGCACCCCATCTTAGGACGGATGACTCTGTCAGAAAAATAATGGCGGACGTTTTGATCGCGCTTGCTCCAGCCGTTGCGGCAGGTGCGCTTTTCTTTGGTTGGTATGCTCTGGTGCTCTGTATTTTTGGTGCGTTGATAGCTGAATTGATAGAATTGTTCATAGTTAAAGTTTTGAGAAAGCAAAAAGATTTTACACCAGATTTGAGTGCTGCGGTAACGGGCTTACTTCTTGCCATGAACCTTCCACCGACGGCACCTTGGTGGCTTTTACTCATAGGAATAGTGGTAGCCATAGGTGTTGCAAAGCAGGCTTTTGGTGGAATTGGTCAAAATATCTTCAATCCAGCTTTGGTTGGAAGAGTTTTTCTGCTCATATCTTTTCCAACTTTGATGACAAGGTGGATCAATCCAGTTTCTTCGTTTAAAGCTTTTGCACCGGATGCTTTGACTTCTGCCACTGCTCTTGGTGTTTTGAAGCAACAAGGATTTTCGCAGGTTATAGCTAAATTTTCCTACTTGGATCTTTTCTTAGGAAACGTGGGAGGTTGTATCGGAGAGACAAGCGCTTTGATGCTTTTAATAGGTTTTGCCTACTTGGTTTTTAGAAAGCGTATAAAGATCATGATACCTGTAACCTACATTGGAACTGTTTTTGTCTTTTCCAGTATAACCTATTTTGTCAATCCAGAGAGATTTGGAACACCATTGCTTCACATTCTTGCAGGTGGTTTAATGCTTGGTGCTTTGTTTATGGCAACGGATATGGTTACAACCCCGATGACTTTGAAAGGCCAAGCTGTTTTTGGCTTGGGTTGTGGTATTGTCACCATGGTGATAAGATTCTTCGCCGGTTATCCTGAGGGAGTTTCCCTTGCCATACTTCTCATGAATGCCATCACGCCGTTGATAGACAGAGTTTTCAAACCTAAAATCTTTGGGGAGGTTAGAGCATGA
- the rsxC gene encoding electron transport complex subunit RsxC gives MLTFKGGTHPPEKKELSNKVSIAEMLVPEIVYVFLSNHAGAPAKCVVKENDFVKTGQVIGEPGGFISAYVHSPVTGVVKKIDKIYHPIQGRPMDVVVIERTSNDEWQLLDHEQDWQSMTKEQLIDVVKKAGIVGLGGAMFPTHVKLNPPPDKKIDVFIVNGAECEPYLTVDHRLLLERTQDLIIGIQIVMKILGAEKAYIGVESNKLDAYKHLKSFLDSADKIEVKLLKTKYPQGAEKQLIYAITGRKVPVGGLPMDVGVVVQNVQTVIAIKEAVVDRKPLVRRALTISGEGVKNPVNVYARIGTTVEQLLNFAGGLKEDAERVILGGPMTGIAINRLDIPIMKGTSGITVLLKEKPSVQKNCIRCSKCVQACPMGLQPYLLYYLSTKKKYDAAYSEGLFSCIECGVCAYVCPSKVEHVRAIKLAKKVYQAIRGGKK, from the coding sequence ATGCTAACTTTCAAAGGTGGGACGCATCCTCCTGAGAAAAAAGAACTCTCAAACAAAGTCTCCATCGCTGAAATGCTTGTTCCCGAAATAGTTTATGTCTTTCTTTCAAATCACGCTGGAGCACCTGCAAAATGCGTAGTGAAAGAAAATGATTTTGTGAAAACTGGTCAAGTTATCGGTGAACCAGGCGGATTCATTTCAGCCTATGTTCATTCTCCGGTGACCGGTGTTGTTAAGAAGATTGACAAGATTTATCATCCAATTCAAGGCAGACCCATGGACGTGGTGGTGATTGAACGAACATCAAATGATGAGTGGCAACTTTTGGATCACGAGCAAGATTGGCAAAGCATGACCAAAGAACAGTTGATTGATGTTGTCAAAAAAGCCGGGATAGTTGGACTTGGTGGCGCAATGTTTCCAACTCACGTTAAATTAAACCCACCACCTGACAAAAAGATAGATGTGTTTATCGTCAACGGTGCTGAATGTGAACCTTACCTAACAGTTGATCACAGGTTGCTTTTGGAAAGAACGCAAGATCTAATCATTGGGATACAAATTGTCATGAAGATACTTGGAGCAGAAAAAGCTTACATAGGTGTTGAATCGAACAAGTTAGATGCTTATAAACATTTGAAGAGTTTTCTTGATTCAGCCGACAAAATAGAAGTAAAACTTCTTAAGACAAAATATCCGCAGGGAGCCGAAAAACAACTTATCTACGCTATAACTGGAAGGAAAGTACCGGTTGGCGGACTTCCAATGGACGTTGGTGTTGTGGTTCAGAATGTTCAAACAGTGATAGCCATAAAAGAAGCCGTGGTTGACAGAAAGCCACTTGTGCGACGTGCCCTGACCATAAGCGGTGAAGGGGTTAAAAATCCTGTGAATGTTTATGCTCGCATAGGAACAACTGTGGAGCAACTTTTAAACTTCGCCGGGGGGTTAAAAGAAGACGCAGAAAGGGTGATTTTGGGAGGTCCGATGACTGGAATAGCAATAAATCGACTCGATATACCGATAATGAAGGGTACAAGCGGGATCACCGTTTTGCTGAAGGAAAAACCATCCGTTCAAAAAAACTGCATTCGCTGCAGCAAATGTGTTCAGGCTTGTCCAATGGGACTGCAGCCGTATTTGCTCTACTATCTTTCAACGAAGAAAAAATACGATGCGGCGTATTCTGAGGGTTTATTTAGCTGTATCGAATGCGGTGTTTGCGCTTACGTTTGTCCATCCAAAGTGGAACATGTGAGAGCCATAAAACTTGCTAAGAAAGTTTACCAAGCGATAAGGGGTGGTAAGAAATGA
- a CDS encoding radical SAM protein: MIIHASVGTLYKLGIRKGNVPAGLKTAYLLLDGRCQYNCLYCTHSFESSSRREFLSRVLWLEISLDDLVKSLKKDVFSRICLQVVSYKNYKQDLLNLLKALKSLEIPISISVRVCDIEEVKQYFEAGAERIGIAIDVANEDLYRKIRGGNLKKTLNLIEEAAQLYPGKISTHLIVGLGETDREIVQIIERMSKINVAVALFAFTPVKGSKLENHTPPSLERYRKIQLARWLIFEGKSDSIIFENDAIVGFKDLPEDYQKAFLTSGCPDCTRPYYNEKPGKYLYNIHAEELLNGERFIEEART; the protein is encoded by the coding sequence TTGATAATTCACGCATCAGTTGGGACTTTGTACAAATTGGGAATAAGAAAAGGTAACGTACCTGCAGGATTGAAGACAGCATATCTACTTCTCGATGGAAGGTGCCAATACAATTGCTTGTACTGCACCCATTCTTTTGAGTCATCTTCCCGCCGAGAATTTCTCAGTCGAGTTTTGTGGTTGGAAATATCTTTGGACGATTTGGTCAAATCCTTGAAAAAGGATGTTTTTTCAAGGATTTGCCTTCAGGTTGTATCTTACAAAAACTACAAGCAAGATCTGCTGAATCTTTTAAAAGCGTTAAAGTCGCTTGAAATACCCATATCAATTTCAGTTCGGGTTTGTGATATCGAAGAGGTTAAGCAATATTTTGAAGCTGGTGCAGAAAGAATAGGAATAGCAATAGACGTTGCCAACGAAGATCTTTACAGAAAAATACGCGGAGGAAACTTGAAGAAAACCTTGAATCTCATCGAGGAAGCTGCCCAGCTTTATCCTGGAAAAATTTCAACCCATTTGATTGTAGGATTAGGTGAAACCGATCGAGAAATCGTTCAAATTATTGAGAGAATGAGTAAGATAAACGTTGCCGTCGCCCTCTTTGCCTTCACTCCTGTTAAAGGTAGCAAACTTGAAAATCATACCCCACCATCTTTGGAAAGATACAGAAAAATTCAGCTTGCAAGGTGGCTCATTTTCGAAGGCAAATCGGATTCAATAATATTTGAAAATGATGCGATAGTTGGTTTCAAAGATCTCCCAGAGGATTACCAAAAGGCTTTTTTAACAAGTGGGTGTCCCGACTGTACAAGGCCGTACTACAACGAAAAACCCGGAAAATATCTTTACAACATACATGCGGAAGAGTTGTTAAACGGTGAAAGATTTATCGAGGAGGCGAGAACGTGA